The Nicotiana sylvestris chromosome 6, ASM39365v2, whole genome shotgun sequence genomic sequence TCTTTGATTCCTTCAATTCAAAACACTGTCACTTGTTTGTACAAAGTCACTCTCTCCAATAAAAAACAGGTCTTGATCACAGTTTCATGGTCCAAAACAAATATAACACAAGGGCTAAGTGTACATTTTGGTGATGATCCTTCAAATGTCTTCAAACTCAACACGAATTCGCGTCTTTTTaggaagaaaaagggaagtaaaTCACTGGATTTGGATCATTTCAAGGTTGAAATTTTCTGGGATTTATGTGCAGCTAGGTATTTATCAGGTCCTGAACCAATTGATGGTTATTATTTACTAGTCAAAGTTGATTCACAACTTGGTCTTATTCTTGGTGACATGGCTGGAGAAGCTTCACTAAGAAAGTTGAAAAATGGAACTCCAATGGCCAAATTCTCATTGGTTTCAAGAAAAGAACATTTTTCAGGCAATACCCTTTATTCAACAAAGGCTCAATTTTGTGACAATGGCACAAGTCATGACATATTAATTCGTTGTAGCGGCGAAAATGAAGGTCTAAAGCACCCTGTTTTATCAGTTTATATTGATAAGAAGATGGTGATTAGAGTTAAAAGGCTACAATGGAATTTCAGGGGAAATCAGAGTATTTTTATGGATGGATTGTTGGTTGATCTAATGTGGGATGTTCATGATTGGTTCTTTAATCCAACATCTGGTTGTGCACTTTTTATGTTTAGGACAAGAAGTGGAATGGATAGCAGATTGTGGTTAGATGATAAAGACAAATTGCTGCACAAAGATCAAGATAAAGTTGAGTTTTCATTGTTGATCTATGCCTCTAAGACCACATAAAAAaagttgagtttttttttttttttttcattttctgttTTTTTACTGGAACCCAATTTTGGggtttaatttcttctttaatatTCATGTGAATTTCTCTCACTTTAAACTTCATCCCTCATTAAAGGAAATATCTTTTGATCTTGATAGAGGGGCAATAACTTGAGGAAATTCAGATTTGACATTGTATATTGTTACGTTGTGGGTATGAGTGACAAGAAATATAAACAGATTGTTATTTAACCTTTCTTTTTCTTGGGTTTTCAATGTGGATGTGGGATGTGCAGATAGAGATTTGACTTTTATTTTTGAGTTTTTCAAAGTGGATTTGCAGATAAAAGGCTGTAaaaggggaagacaaactatgaCTAAATCTTACATTGTACTTGTCGATTTGGAGGACTGTTGTCTGTACTTTTCACTGTTTCAATCTTTCTGTCTATAAATCTATACAAGTTAACTAATTCATGCTCGCAAGAATAGAGAGTTTTAGAATCTCTTGACAATGATCTTGTTGTTCATTATTTTCTTTGTAAACTAGTATATTATCTTTGTTCAATTAGCCTACAAAGATttctaagaaaaaaaaaatgattgataTTTTAGACCACCAACACTAAGGGGTGTGacctagtggtcaatgaagtggatGGAGAAATACGAGGTCTCACGGCAAAAATACTTGATAATTTCTTCTCATATGTCCAAGCTTGGGTGAATAGAATTATCACGTAATTATGCTAGTAAAAAAAAGCAGATATTctatagaaaagaaaaaggaaaaagatgataTGCTGGAGAGGAATCAAAAGGATGATAAGATGTTGTAGACACATGTATTAGGTTAGGTGAGTATACAGAGTTTCTTCCCTATGTCGTAAGGCAACCAAAGTGAGATTGCCAGTTAGATTCAAACAGATTGGATGTTGGCATGTTTATCTTTATTGGTACCTTAATTATAACCACATTCATTCATGGGGCCCTATTACCTTTTTTGTTGGATCTCTAATTACTCATTGTAGTACGTTTACTTTTAGTCTACTGCCAAGAAATATTGCCCCAGAAAAGCCTCAAGAACCATGATATATTgaatccggaaccaaaatatgatttttttttaccaaaatacataaataagtgttaaaaaaaaaagttatcaaactatatataacgccacaaatagtggcgctatacagtaacgttaactgcaccgttactgtatagcgccactatttgtggcgctatactgacacaccttacatagcgccattaatagtggcgctataccccttattaccatcacacatagcgccattaatagtggcgctataccccttaatacaaatcctcccgtcttcttcttcttcgtttcaTCTCCCCCATTTCTCATTTCTTACTCCCTTCTGGTccccccacccacccacccacccacccccCGATTCTGccccattttaaaaaaaaaaatttgggtccCCCGGCACATAAAAGTTGAATATTGGTGGTCCCActgtcgagtagagcttcgtgttattgtggattcactcttccggagtcaaaatttcgatctatttacattccgaaaattctaaatcgaggtatttcgatttattttaagttgaaacttttataacaatgcatattacttgatttgtatgtgttctatttcggtttgtgtttattttttccgaaactagcatgttaaattttatccgaatttaattttagtgttgtataaaaatatgtaaattagtctaaaaaatgtgtttgttaatatcctcatgtatatttatgtgtttttatgccgtttagtttagattattttttagcgtagtaaaatgtagacctttttagcgtagtaaaacgtagacccttttagcgtagtaaaatgtagagccttgtagcgtagtattgtgtagtaattgtttaattatcttatattctagcacgaaacctataattataaaatatatatatatatatataattcttacaattaatttattaaaaaatatgaataaaaattataaaaaagcataaaattattaatgatagtttggtactactgagcctcagaaaatctagcacgaaacccataattataaaatatatatatatatatatatatatatatatataatttttacaattaagttattaaataaatatgaataaaaattattaaaaaacataaaattattaatgatagtttggtaccactgggctTCAGAAAaactagcacgaaacccataattataaaaattatatatgtatatgtatatatatatatatatatatatatatatatatatatatatataatttttacaattaagttattaaaaatatgaataaaaattattaaaaaaaataaaattattaatgatagtttggtaccactgggcctcagaaaatctagcacgaaacccataagtatatatataatttttataattaagttgttaaaaaatatgaatttaaattataaaaaaacacataattattaatgatagttattaaaaattatgaatttgcagttgacgacatggatgcacctatacatcccggccctcggacgtcggagctactacccctacagccctagcatagatccgagcatatatggggggagagttgcttacgcagacttttcggggcaggagagtggatttattgtgggagtttttgactcctccccgcgttctacatccccgtgtggtccatcacctgaaggagatgggattatataggatcattagcattggccggatacagctcgactatgctttgatcacggcgttgattgagcggtggcgaccggagacacacactttccatctgcccatcggcgaagccaccatcacactccaagacgtcgagattttatatggcctgtccactgatggcttgccagttttactgcctgggaATATGAGATATTTTAATCGGGCTTCATATATGGATATGCTGCACAGGCTCACGGGCTTCAGGTCCGAGGACCCAGATGTAGCAATTGGGAGTAGTCGtatgcagttggtccccattagagaccacttggtgcagatccacgatactatcaccgacgactcagcggaggtggatgtggagcaatatacgaggctgttgttgctccttctatttggggggtcttgttcccgaacacttcggggaacctagtgagcctccgttttctgcatcatattgcggacttcgatgatacagtcagctacatctggggtggtgctgtcctatcttttttgtacaggcagatgtgtcgggcatccatgggcacacagagagacgtttcTGGCTGTCTgccacttctacaggtgacaacttattcaaataatatgtcgtttagttacaattctacctagttattgttaatctttacgtcaactttgtgttttaggtttgggtgtgggagcgatttctgcagcttcggccacctctaccacagctaccggataatgtacatattcctgatctccctctagcttgtaggtgggtattgcgtcgtagacttgcacgagagtatTATGGCCATCATAATCTCCTCTTCTGTAGGGATATGTTGGATTTTCTGGAGGACgaacaggtgaatatctaactaaacttaccgaTTATTGTTTAACTAGGTGTTgcgcatactaacggtttgtgttattatttgatagttcatctggacacCGTACAACGAAGagctgataggtaccctgccagcgtattgcacgcacggtcgccatatttggagggcttccgtccctctcacgtgcctcgatattgttgagcatcatgcctcagagcgagtatttcgtcagtttggattTCCGCAGTCTATACCGACTCGGCCTGCATGGGatcctttacattatgagagggatgatcagATGAGGGTGGACGACACATTTATTGATTGGCTGACAGGCAGTTGGGTATTTGGGAGagccgaggggacttgaccccagctccgcaacactttcctatcgaagtttatatggcatggtaccgcactgcttcccgactttttatcgggaacccagttcatcaggtagatggtcggtacgtctcatacgccgggagacatgaGGCTCTGGTATGTTTTTTGTTATTATCAATTACATTAATAGTAATTTCAAGTCAAATGCgtagtttatattaaaaacttttgtgcaggcgattggattgcataccgtatatcgtatgggccagcagatgcagagttatgtccacgatcaTGTGATCATGCAAGACTATAGTCGTCGCTtaatggatgtggctgcccagacactgcagcgaggccgatcggatcagcgtttggcacaccaGCTAGATTATGTTGACCCAGCCACGTACCAGCGAGGTCGtggtatgccacgaggtggtggCCGACGAGCTGCTGCTGCTCCACGATGACCTGCTGGTGCTggacgacgtggtcgtgggcggagaggaggtccccagcaagggggctttgaggctcctgctgatgatgttgctgctgatatgggaggtggcatgcatgagaccgacatgccgtcttacagccttggcatttatgacactccagggacgtcgcaggtgaccccatcgggtcaattctTGATCATGGGCTCGGATTTTCAAGGAGTGGAGTTGGGTAGATATTTCCCTGGCCCGTCTACCACTAATGAGTTTCGACCGATCCGAGATTTTGGTAGTGggcaccgactgagttatggcagctcatcacatgcgcaggtatgagtttattagtattaattttattactgtttttactataacttatttattttctttaactttattaatttacttttttaggcttcatgcgatgctgcgacagatgactacattcaggatccagacacgattatggtaagacaatataaatttttgtgaattgttatgtagttttctatactaagtttgatattattatgtagccttctactggacctgacagcaccaccgatacatgtcatcctgtgccgcatccggccataaggagacgacttgatgatgatgatcctgatagcgtacccgggcggcAGGGGATGCGCCTTAGGCCAACGGCTACTTTGAGACACActggatgcgggacacattgattcggtcttccaattttatgtttttttggtgtaaataatatttttgtatacattaacaacaatatttaatcgaatatgacagttacttttttttagttctcatttcgttttatagtatttggtatagtaacacaacaacttaaacttaacttccacttaaattaaaataaaatttagtacaacaaacaaggaaaacattactacaacacaaacacaaacataacaggccaacataataaaaatacatgacatatgaaaatgacactaaacacatacacgccaatgctccatcctcagttgtcatttattcttcgctccaaccacttaaatcgttcttccatttgttctttttcttcttctaactctttcactctcgccttcacctccgcaagttcccgtttatatttttcgttgcgttccttgtgtgcttcacaattccattctgctctccattttttatcttccacctccttcagtttctccctcatttctgtaataattctatctccctccttttgtattctatgctggtataaccacatattatgaaattcctgtaatctatccctgtagctttcctgataacatggttcctcaGCCCATTCATCAAATTCACAAGTAGGTTCGTCGGGTTGCTTGTACAACGTGTTCATACAGCACCAATAGCGGCGTCCAGCGTTAGAACCTTCCCACCCACAATCCATCATGCATGGTTTTC encodes the following:
- the LOC138870037 gene encoding uncharacterized protein codes for the protein MGGGMHETDMPSYSLGIYDTPGTSQVTPSGQFLIMGSDFQGVELGRYFPGPSTTNEFRPIRDFGSGHRLSYGSSSHAQASCDAATDDYIQDPDTIMPSTGPDSTTDTCHPVPHPAIRRRLDDDDPDSVPGRQGMRLRPTATLRHTGCGTH
- the LOC104215749 gene encoding uncharacterized protein is translated as MRDFASCFNEYAVQVSDTSCSSYSNSACIPPSLIPSIQNTVTCLYKVTLSNKKQVLITVSWSKTNITQGLSVHFGDDPSNVFKLNTNSRLFRKKKGSKSLDLDHFKVEIFWDLCAARYLSGPEPIDGYYLLVKVDSQLGLILGDMAGEASLRKLKNGTPMAKFSLVSRKEHFSGNTLYSTKAQFCDNGTSHDILIRCSGENEGLKHPVLSVYIDKKMVIRVKRLQWNFRGNQSIFMDGLLVDLMWDVHDWFFNPTSGCALFMFRTRSGMDSRLWLDDKDKLLHKDQDKVEFSLLIYASKTT